The genomic interval CAGCGCGCTTCGGGTCTGAGGGCGCCTGCGGTCCATCGACACGGCACGAGCGGTCACTGCGTCGCGCCGAGCCGCGATCCACGGTGTGCTCGGGAGGTCGAGATGGAGCTGAAGAGCAAACACGCGGTCATCACGGGGGCGTCGGCGGGGATCGGGGCGGCGATCGCGACCGCGCTGGCCGAGCGCGGCGCGCGCGTGACGCTGGTGGCCCGGCGGCGCGAGGCGCTCGAGGGGGTCGCGGCACACATCCGGTCGCGTGGCGGCGAAGCGCAGATCGTGGTGGCCGATCTGGTCGAGGACCCCACCGCCTGGCTCGACGTCGCGCGGGGCGGCTTCGGTCCGATCGACGTGCTCGTGAACAACGCCGGGGTGCAGGTCATCGCGCCGACCGAGCGCGTGGACGCCGCGCGGGGCGAGCGCTCGCTGACGCTCAACCTGGTGGCGCCGCTCCGCCTGATCACCACGCTGCTCCCGGAGATGCTCGCGCGTGGGGAGGGCGCGATCGTCAACGTCGCGTCTATGGCGTCACTCGCACCGACCCCGGGCATGACCTACTACAACGCCGGCAAGTGCGGCCTGGCCGGCGCCTCCGAGGCGCTGCGGGGCGAGCTCCGTGGACGCGGCGTGCACGTCTCGACCGTGTACCCGGGCATCATCGACACCGACATGGCCACCGCCGGACTGGCGGCCTACGAGCCCTCGGCCGCGCTCCGCGCGCAGCCGATCGGTCGACCGCAGACCCTGGCCCGCCACGTCGTGCGCGCCGTCGAGCGCGACCGCGCCCGGGTGATCTACCCGCGGCTCAACTCGCTCGCGCGCTGGTTCCCTGGCGTCACGCGCTGGGTGATGGATCGGTTCGCGCCGCGCCCCCGACCGCCAGCGCTCGCAAGCTCCTGAGCCGCGTCGGTGTCCTCGTGGAAGGCGTGGACTTCTCCTCCGATCCCGCCGACCCTACGCGTCCGCCATGGACCTCGACGTCGTCATGCTGTCGCGCCTGCAGTTCGCGCTGACGATCATGGTCCACTACCTCTTCCCGCCGCTCTCGATCGGGCTCGGCGCGCAGATGGTGCTGATGGAGGGCGCGTTCCTCCGTACGAAGGATCCGCGCTGGGAGGCGCTCGCGCGCTTCTTCACCAAGCTCTTCGCCGTCAACTTCGCGGTCGGCGTCGCGACGGGCATCGTGATGGAGTTCGAGTTCGGGACCAACTGGGCGACCTACTCGCGCTTCGTCGGCGACGTCTTCGGCTCCGCGCTCGCCTCCGAGGGCATCTTCGCGTTCTTCCTGGAGAGCGGCTTCCTCGCGGTGCTGGTCTTCGGGTGGGACCGCGTGGGCCCGAAGATGCACTTCTTCTCCACGCTGATGGTCTTCACCGGCTCGGTCTTCTCGAGCGTGTGGATCGTGATCGCCAACAGCTGGATGCACACCCCGGCCGGCTTCCACCTGGTCACCGAGGGCGACCGCACCCGGGCCGAGATCACCGACTTCTGGGCGATGGTCTTCAACCCCTCGGCCATGCACCGGCTCGGCCACGTGCTCCTGGGCGCGTTCATCCTCGGCGCCTTCTTCGTGATGAGCATCTCCGCCTACTACCTGCTGAAGCGGCGCCACGAGGAGCTGGCCAGGCGCTCGTTCACGGTGGGGCTCGTCTTCGCGGCCGTCTCCTCGCTCCTCATCCTCGTCAGCGGGCACTCCCAGGCGGTCGCGGTGGCGGAGAACCAGCCCGCGAAGCTCGCCGCCTTCGAGGGGCACTGGCGCACCGGCGAGGGGCCGACCGACCTCTACGCCATCGGCTGGCCGGACGAGGAGGCGGAGGAGGTGCGCTTCGGCGTCGCCATGCCCGGCATGCTGACGTTCCTCGTGCACGGTGACTTCTCCACCCCGGTCGAGGGGCTGGACCAGACCCCCGCCGACGCGCGGCCGCCCGTGGTGATCCCGTTTCTGACCTACCACGTGATGGTCGGGCTCGGGATGTACTTCATCGGGCTGACCCTGCTCGGCCTCTTCCTGCTCTGGCGCAAGACGCTCTTCCAGCGGCGGTGGCTGCTGTGGCTCTTCGTGCTGAGCGTGCCGGCCCCGTACATCGCCAACCAGGCCGGCTGGGTCGCGACCGAGGTCGGGCGTCAGCCCTGGGTCGTCTACGGCCTCCTGCGCACGACCGACGCCGTCTCGAAGTCGATCGCGGGCGAGGAGGTGCTCGGCTCGATCCTGCTCTTCGGGTTCATCTACCTCGCCCTGTTCGCGCTCTGGCTCGTGGTGATGAACGAGAAGATCCAGCACGGCCCGGAGGACCCGGCGGAGCTCGCCACGCCGGAGACGACGACGCAGTCGGATCTCCTGAAGGCGGCGTCGCGGCTCAGCGGGCCGAGCTCTCCCTACTCGCTCACCCACAGCGAAGGCGAGGAGGAGGAGCCCTGATGGATCTGCCCACCTTCTGGTTCCTGCTCATCGGCGTGCTCCTGACGGGCTACGCGATCCTCGACGGCTTCGATCTCGGCGTCGGCATCATTCACCCATTCGTGCGCAGAGAGACCGAGAAGCGGCTCGCCATCAACAGCATCGGCCCGCTCTGGGACGGCAACGAGGTGTGGCTCGTGACCTTCGGCGGCGCGCTCTTCGCCGCGTTCCCGGAGGCGTACGCGACGATCCTGAGCGGCATGTACTTCCCGGTCATCGTGCTGCTCTTCAGCCTCATCGGGCGCGCCGTGAGCATCGAGTTCCGCTCCAAGCGGCCGTCGAAGCTCTGGCGCGGCTACTGGGACTTCTCGTTCTTCCTGTCGAGCTTCAGCGTCGTCTTCCTCTTCGGTCTCGCGGCGGGGAACGCCATGCGAGGCCTGCCGCTGGACGCGGCGCACGAGCACGTCGGCAGCACCCTGGGGCTGCTCGGCCTCTACCCGATCGCGGTGGGCCTCTTCGCGGTGTGCGCCGCGGCGATGCACGGCTCGATCTTCCTCTACCTCAAGACCGAGGGCGCGCTGCAGGAGCGCATCCACGGCTGGATGTGGCGCACCTTCTTCGTCTTCCTCGCCGCCTACGTCGCGGTGACCGGGCTGACCCTCCTCGAGGTCCCACACGCGACGGACAACTTCGCGCGCTGGCCCGCCGCCTGGATCGTCGTGGGGTTGAACGTGCTCGCCATCGCGAACATCCCGCGCGCCATTCATCAGGGCAAGCCGGGCTACGCGTTCGTCTCGAGCTGCTGCACCATCGCCGCGCTCGTCTTCCTCTTCGGCATGGCCCTGTTCCCCCACCTCGTCGTCTCCACCGGCCCCGGCCCCGGCCTCACCATCGGGAACGCCGCCTCCAGCCGCGACACCCTCGGCCTGATGGCCATCATCGCCGCGATCGGCATGCCCTTCGTGCTCACCTACACCGGCATCGTCTACTGGGTCTTCCGCGGCAAGGTGAAGCTTGGCAAGTTCTCCTACTGACCTGCGTCCAGCCCCTCCAAGAAAAGATAGGCCGGCGCCCCGACCTCTCGAAGAAGCCGGGGCGCCGTGTGTGTGTGGATGATGGATGGTGGGCGCGTCTCACGACGCTCGAAGCTCAGATCACCAGCCGGGGTGGCCGCCGCCGCCTCCGGAGTGACCGCCGCCGCTGCCCGAGTGGCCGCCGCTGCCCGAGTGGCCGCCGCCGCTCCCGCCCGAGCTACCCGAGCCGCCACCGCTCGAGCCGCCGCCTTCACCGGAGCCTCCCGAGCCGCCGCCCGAGGTGCCCGGGTCGAAGGACGGGGGCGGATCGTCCCCCGGATCCGTGGGATCGGGCGGGGCGTAGGGCTCGAGGGTGCCGCCGCCGAGCCAGCGGGGGTCCACGAATCCCGCCTCTGTGTGGGCGTCGGTGGCGGCGCCGCAGCCGCTGCAGATCACCGCGCCGTCGGTGCACGTGAAGCACGTGGGTTGGCAGTCCTCCTGCTCGTTCGCGAGCTCGGCGATCGCGT from Sandaracinaceae bacterium carries:
- a CDS encoding SDR family NAD(P)-dependent oxidoreductase; translation: MELKSKHAVITGASAGIGAAIATALAERGARVTLVARRREALEGVAAHIRSRGGEAQIVVADLVEDPTAWLDVARGGFGPIDVLVNNAGVQVIAPTERVDAARGERSLTLNLVAPLRLITTLLPEMLARGEGAIVNVASMASLAPTPGMTYYNAGKCGLAGASEALRGELRGRGVHVSTVYPGIIDTDMATAGLAAYEPSAALRAQPIGRPQTLARHVVRAVERDRARVIYPRLNSLARWFPGVTRWVMDRFAPRPRPPALASS
- a CDS encoding cytochrome ubiquinol oxidase subunit I, translating into MDLDVVMLSRLQFALTIMVHYLFPPLSIGLGAQMVLMEGAFLRTKDPRWEALARFFTKLFAVNFAVGVATGIVMEFEFGTNWATYSRFVGDVFGSALASEGIFAFFLESGFLAVLVFGWDRVGPKMHFFSTLMVFTGSVFSSVWIVIANSWMHTPAGFHLVTEGDRTRAEITDFWAMVFNPSAMHRLGHVLLGAFILGAFFVMSISAYYLLKRRHEELARRSFTVGLVFAAVSSLLILVSGHSQAVAVAENQPAKLAAFEGHWRTGEGPTDLYAIGWPDEEAEEVRFGVAMPGMLTFLVHGDFSTPVEGLDQTPADARPPVVIPFLTYHVMVGLGMYFIGLTLLGLFLLWRKTLFQRRWLLWLFVLSVPAPYIANQAGWVATEVGRQPWVVYGLLRTTDAVSKSIAGEEVLGSILLFGFIYLALFALWLVVMNEKIQHGPEDPAELATPETTTQSDLLKAASRLSGPSSPYSLTHSEGEEEEP
- the cydB gene encoding cytochrome d ubiquinol oxidase subunit II encodes the protein MDLPTFWFLLIGVLLTGYAILDGFDLGVGIIHPFVRRETEKRLAINSIGPLWDGNEVWLVTFGGALFAAFPEAYATILSGMYFPVIVLLFSLIGRAVSIEFRSKRPSKLWRGYWDFSFFLSSFSVVFLFGLAAGNAMRGLPLDAAHEHVGSTLGLLGLYPIAVGLFAVCAAAMHGSIFLYLKTEGALQERIHGWMWRTFFVFLAAYVAVTGLTLLEVPHATDNFARWPAAWIVVGLNVLAIANIPRAIHQGKPGYAFVSSCCTIAALVFLFGMALFPHLVVSTGPGPGLTIGNAASSRDTLGLMAIIAAIGMPFVLTYTGIVYWVFRGKVKLGKFSY